The stretch of DNA CTCTTGGTTTTGGCATGGAGGGGATAGGGTGCTTTGACCATATTGGCATAGATGTCATGCCACAGCCCAAAGCGTTTTGGCCAGAACGTTCTCTCAGATGAAATGCCAAAACTGACCAGTTGATGCCCCTTTATACCTGCTCTGCCCTTGCAGTGACACCAGTTTTTGCCTTTTCTCAATGTAATTAAGTTCTGAAATGTCTTCAGTTGTTATTGTTCTTTCATGGCCCATAAAACTTTTTCACTGCTTCTTATTTTCAGGTTTGCATCAGTTCAGAAGTAGACCCTCCCTACCCCATCCCCGCCCCCTTCAAACAAATCATTGCTTTGTGTGATTATATTCAGATGGCAAAATGTATTGAAATTAATGCGGGTACTTGAAGGCAGTTTTTCTCAAATAGTAAATTGTAAGACCTTGAAATTCATCTGGAATATACCCAACATGGCAAGCCTTTGATGTATCAATTTAAATTAGTCGGCCAGATTGCCGTGTTTAATGTGGGGGAATGTAAGTTGATAGGCTTGGAAGCCACTTCTCTCTCTTGCATAAGTTTAAATGTAGCACTTTAGCCTCCCTTTGATTTGTCAATTACAGTTCTCTTGGCTCGATCATATGGTTTGATGGCCAAATTGCATGTCTTGTTATGTTTTCACACCAGGGCCTGACAAGCCTTTGAGGATGGTGGACATAATGATAATTACTATCGATTGCACTTGGAGGTTCACAGAAAGAAACATTTGGCTCATGGGATGCTGAAGGCCTCAGCCACGAGTCTTTGGAGGAATGCACCCTTCATAGTGGGTTAATCCAGACAGCTTGGTATTCTGTGCTCTCTCATTTCACAGTTTATCTGCTAAAGCTGCTCTGAATCTCTGCTACCTGAGAGGAATCTCTCTCCATTCCCCAAGCTTATCCTGAGAAACCAGGAGCAGACACATTAGCGTGCTGACAGCCAtcgcagcagaaaaacaacctCGCAACACTCAGTCATCAGCACTTTTGGTTTGATTCTATGATTACATAACAGGCCTGTTGAAGCACACCAAACATGCCTGGCCTGCCTTTTCCCTGGCGGCCTGCAAAAGAAAATGCACACCTGCGAGAGGCTGCTCCACCAGGAGCTGGCCCATGTGGCACAGCTGATACCTCAGTGGACGGGAGGGTGGGCGTGGTGCCATCCCCTGCCTTGTGCTGCATCCCCAGCTCCTTATAAGGACCTTCACCATATGGTCCTGATGGCGCTTTCCCTCTTTACCCAGGTGGGTTGTTTTTCCACAGGGGTGGGGTTGTGTGCATCTTGTTGAGGTCATGTCAGGAGCAATGTGTGTGGGGATTGTCTTTTTTTCGTAACCATTTTTTGTACTTTGTTTTTAGAAAAACAGCTGAATAGAGTTGTTTTTGTGGCTAATATTCTCACCTCTCTCTGTAGGGGGCAAGGCTGCCCCTCCCGCTCACATCTGCTACGTTTAGATGAAATCATCTAAAGTGGCAACAGAGAGTACACCCATTACTGTTTTGTTCTGAAAATGCAAAAGACAATTTTAAGTTTGTCTATTTAAAAGGCCCCAATTGTAGGACCTTTTGTTCCTATTCTTAAATATCTCATCTGTCATATTGTAGTCCAACAGACCTCTACTCCCCCCATCCTCAGCATGACCAATGGCTCCCCCAGGACTCATCCTCTAATACAGTTAAACAGATGTCTAATGAAGATGTTATTTCCTCATTACTGGCTACAGGATGGGggtagagaggaggaggagggcgagaTAGACAGCAGAATACAGTACCAGTTTAATATTCCTTTCGCCCGTGGGCCTGAGATTGTGTCTGCCTCGGACGTCAATATTACATTCCTCACCCACCACAGGCAGTCTTAATAAGGCAGCAGGCACAGAGACGGATCAGACTCGGCAATTACAATTCACCCAGAATTAGTTAATGGAATCTATACAGCAACATTTATGTATCACTGGTGTGTGCCTAATGACTTTGTTGGAAAGAGCagcaataaaaatgacattcaGTGAATTGCATAAACACAGGATTTTTGTaaattgttttttccccctcttcctGTAATTTTTGTGTGATGGGTGGAGATTAAGATGGCATTCTGGGAGAAATTGTCATGTCAGTAGCTGCATTGTTTGAGCAGAATGGTAGTGATTAATTTTACACGCATTTGGAGCACTGGAGCGCTCCTCTGGAGGAGGGGAAAGCCAGGACCCTTATTTACCCTCCTTTCTTTGCAAACAGACAGCATTGCCTTCTCACACcacatgaggcaggaaagacgAGGAAGATCCTGGTTTAGTGATTGGCTGGAAATTTGCCTGTGCCTTCAAATGTAAAATACAGAATATGCAGTCTTTCAAGCAGTCAAGTGATTGTAAAAACGTGGTTGATGACTGTGGACAAAGCATATaacagttttattattattatgattatgattattccTTTCCTTAGTATTGACAATGTGAGGATATTTTAGTGGGACTATTGGTTCTTCAGATGTCAATTTTACACAAGGTAatttggaaaacaaaaaaacattaccaAACAAGTAAGCAACTATTGCACATTATTATCAATAAAAAGCTAAACAAAAGTTCAGAATGTCATCATAGCATCACTGATAAATGATTAATACTATTATTGTCATCAAGTGTGGTTCTAATGTCTAGTTCTATAGTGTCTTGGTAGTGCACTTCTATAAAGTTAGGGGACAAAGAAGTTGCTGTACATTTATgtactgcttttttttctgcacactCAAAGGTATTCAAAGCACTTGTGCACTTAAGCATTTATATGAAGTTAGCATTTTTATAATGACATTCAGGACACCTATATTTgttaatatattattaatttAACATCAAACATAACCCTGAAATTACAGGTTCAAGTTCATCGTTTATTGCATGGCATTATAATTATAAGCTGTATTTTGAATGGCTTTGCAGTCATTGATTTAGAAGGCTAGTTGATTTCCTGACATACCTTATCATTTAAACATTTGTATATCAATTGATGCTTTAAAGCATTGCAGTTCATCAGACACTTACCCCTGTCACATAATAGCTGCTAAGTACTCTGCCTGCTGTCCTGGCCAGAGGCGAGCCCAGGGGTGTGAGCGAGGGCCAGCTGGAAACCTCAGCCTCAATCTGAGCAGGCCACCTCCTCTCTCAGGCTTTCTACCCTCTTCAGGAATGTGTGATTCTTTTCCAGCGCTGCTTCCCCAAACCACCACTCAGTTAGAGAACAGTACGGCGCTGATCCGTAATGGCACAGCTGTGGTATTGTCTGTTCCCTGGGGTGGTGTGTGACAGTGGCTCCCTTGGCCAGCTCCATTGTGAAGCCTCATTCAGTGCAGAGTGCTAGTGTAGGCTTTTTGTGTACTGTTATTTTGCACAGACGACGGATGCTGGCATGTCTCCGACCCGTACTGTAGAACTAAAGGGCTGAATGAGGCAGGTCTCATTTTGACACTTCAAAGTCATTACACTGAGCTTTTGTTGTGTCCTTGAAGGGGACGTTGCTGAAAAGGGTCTGTTGTATCATGTTTTAATTCAGcctttgatttttctttttgaatCCATCTTCACAAAGGACTTTATCAGTTTCTTTCCTTCACGTAAAAAAGTTGAATTATGGGCGATTTTCTTTTCCAGCTGTTGATATTATTTTCCAGGTTATGctttattttgacttttttacataataattatCAGCTAATTACCTAAGTGATGACACAGATGTTTTAGGGGGTGGATCAGTTCAGGGTAGAATAGTGCCATCGCCAGCCGTGTGATTCTCCTGCCATGTCTCAACCAGGCCATTGTCACTGAGCCACAGCATTTCAGCACAGCAGCATCCTGCACAGCATTGAGTTGTGATAACAGGGAACACGGCCGCATCGGTGTCACAATGTGTCCTGCTTTATCTGCACGCCCTGGGAGCAGCCAGCCTGGAGAATGAGCTGTGGAGAGGCTGAGAGTCTTACTGGGACCCAGGTGgtcctgcacagacagacaggtcatttACAGCCTGCACTGTACACACATCACTTTGCTCTTATGGACTGACAAGCTCTAACAGAGAGATTTGTCAAGCACTTGGAGAATAAGAAGTTGaatatcaggtgtgtgtgtgaatatgtgaagAGAACTGGCTATCAGATGAGCTTCAGAAGCAGGGGCAGACTGGGTGTAATAACCCAGGCTGTAGACCCCCGTGACTGTTCTGCACCCTTTGCTCCCCCAAACCAGCCCCCCTGCTAGGTGTTTGAGCTATGGGTTAATTGTCAGCCAGGGAGGTAAAATTAGGGGTGCGGGAGGTCTCTGTACCTCAACAAAAGTCCCCATCTGCCCCCCCACACAAACCCTCCCAACCATCACCACCCTTCTTCATCCTTCCTTCAAGTTACAACTAATTCCTGGAGCGGTGCAGCAAGAAAGACGCTGCTATCTCTTATTAAGACCCACTCCTAGACGCCCCACCCCCCGTTaagcatatacacacacactcattcaccaTGCTTGCCTTACAGtgaacacagaggaaaaatagTGGAGAGTAGGAGAGAGAAAACCcaagaaaaaagaggaagtaGTCAGCGagcaagagttttttttttccctacccttctctcgctctccctctcctttttttcctgatttaCCGCGCTTTCCTCAGAAAGCTCCATTGTTCCCCTAGCCTAAGTCTCATCAGGCCTTTTGTGGCTGACTATCACAGCGGCAGGCAGAGAGCTGGAAATGTATAAATGGTATCATGCCTTGTGATTAATGGCGGTGCTTATGAGTCAGGTCTGATAACGGGCCTGCTCTCTACTCAATTTCAGATACCGTTAATGGAATCTGTCTTCTGCGATTGTAATGTGAGAGCGCCTAATTTGCTATGGAGCTTGAAGCTGTCACCGGCAAGGGATTGTGGGGTCATAAGGGACCTGGCAGCCGTTTGGCCTGCAGCTTGTATCTGCGGTGCTGAATAGAGCAGCTCTCTGCCTGTCAGTTAGCTGATAGGCTGATGAGGACTCTAAGCCACTCCACACAATGGCGGAAAGGGCCATACTGCCTGACTTCCCTAATTGTCGAGCCTGCTCATATTTCAGAGCCAGCATGCTGGGGACTgggctgctttttttcttttctcttctttcccctctctcttcttgaacttttttcttccttttttctatATTTCATCCTACATCCCGCACACTGTCTCACCCCTTTAACGCACACTTTTCTGcactatttttcttttctttccctttccTCATCATTTGTCGCCTcccccccctctgtctctcatttTAGTAAGTGGTGGGTCTTAGCGTATGACAGATTATCCCAAGTTTGCTTCAATTACCGCAAAGGAGATGGAGACAgtacaggagaggaggaaggggaaacTTTTGTGCACACATTATATTTAAGAAGCTGAGGATAAAGTGCTATCTCTACCACGGTGGTTTCTGTGCCAGTCTGCTCAAGATCAACCGGCTGCTGGAGTGGAGGGAGTTCTCATGATATGTGAATTACCCCAAATCactgtgagttttttttcctagGTCTTGTCCGAAAAGCAAACTTGGGCAGAAGGAAGATTATAATGGGTCCCCAAATTAGTCTGAGGGAAGTGGTGGCTTTTTGCACTGAAAATTTTTAATGATGCGTGAAGCTGCTGACTTTGTTGTTCTGCATCTTTTTGTGCTGGTGCAGTGTAACTTAGATCAaataaaatatcacaaaaaAAACTTATTATAATTCTGTAGCCttcaaaatgttacaaaaaatgaAAGTTTGGATTTGTATATTTgaattatgtttttaattttagtaCAAATAATTTGCTGAAATGTATACATTTCTTCAAAGATTAAATCATTTTAGTCGACCAGACTAAATAAACTAATAAACTCTCTTTGAGAGTACTGTTTGTGATTTAGAAAACACATGGTATTTATGGGTTTGTTTGTAAagtcacagctgtgtctgaagttgtgtataaaaaataaaaccctgTTCATCTGCACTGTCAGGTTGGcaggtcctggtcctggtgcaGTACTGGGTGGAGTTCTGTTTGCTGTTTCCAGGCTCAGCTGGCAGTGGTCCATGGTGGCAGAGGTCTTCACCCTCAACAATGTTTTTGTTGGCCTTCTCCTCTTTCTGACTGCCAGCTTCAACTGTGCTGAAAATGCCACGCAGAGGAGGAAGGTACAGAAACTCAGTGAaacacctgtgtgtcttctgtcctTTAACCTAAGGAAATAAGACTTTACAGTGCAGCTCTGTTTTGATTTCTTGTGTCAGATTGCTCACTGGGGGGCTTTATGCTGTGGCTTAGGGCTCTGTAACCAGCACACACTGGTGCTTTATGTATTGGTCATCATTCCCTGGGTACTTTACCGATTCTACTGTGAAAAGGTAAGtcttgaaataaaataaaagcagaatgaATGCATagtaaataaacatgtctgGTTACTTCTAAAATAGCCTATATACATAAACAGAAatagtttattttaaaaatgcccATTAGGTTAAAGAATGAATATACATTGTTAATTTTAGGCTGGCCAGTCTTTGTCATTTACATGGTACATTTAGTTTAATATCCACTTTTCTTATTCAAACAGGAGCTCTCTTTGCATGTCCTTGTATCTCTGGGATTGTGTTTCCTCGCTGGCTTTCTGCCATACATCTATCTACCCATCTCATCCTACCTCAACACAGCCCGTTGGAGCTGGGGAGACCAGACCACCCTGTCAGGTCTGCTGACACACCTGCTTAGGGCTGAATATGGCACGTTCagtctggtgtgtgtttgcctctctATAAATTTTGTATTAACACATGTGTTTAACATACACTATGATAAATGCAATaccatttgttttctgttggctTCTCAACTGATCTTATTAGTTTGGTTTATTTTGCAGGCAAAGACGGAGAGCTCTGTCAACTTGACAACAATGCTACAGTAAGTTTATGTAAATGGTCTTaagtactactactactaattaAACTACTATTAAATGACATCTTCCTGGACTGAATGTACCACATTGCATTTTACATTGTCATTTAGGACTGGACTATCTTTATTGCCAAAGTATCATTGGCTATTGACTATGTAAGCAAgtgattaaatgttttttagaaAATATTGGCAAAAATCACCTTGTCACAGCCCAGAGTAAAGCCTTCAAATCACTTGTTCTATCTGTATATAAACTCAAACCATATTTTTGGGTATTTATTGAGATGGAGAAACAGTAGAGAACATTGGGACAGTAAGGGCAAATACAGGTGTCCAGAGATGGAGAACCAAGCCactctctggttctggtccttAACACAGGTTTAACCACAGACACATCAATTCGTCATGAGAGCCCAGAGTCATTTTTGCAGCCCATctatttcctctcctctccctggcAGCTTTTGTTCTTCGTATTCCACTCTCTCCCATCAAAGCAGAACTGAACCTGCTTAGAGGGCCAAATCGCTGTGTTCTGTTTCTCCAGCAGTTTGAAATGATCACTCAGCTCTGGTGTTTAAGCGTGACAAGCTGTGATGACAGACACTGCAACAGAGCTGGAGAAATTGTATTTTTCCACTCAAGCACCCCCCCCTTACCACCACCACTACTTCGACCCAATTCCCTCCCTTGCTTCCctcaaccaccaccaccacactccTGGTATCTTTCTCCCGCTGACGGGATGGGGGTGCATGTGCGTCTTAAGACCCCCCACTACCAGCCCCCCCTCTGCCAGGCACCCACCCCTTCCAACCACCCCTGCTGCTTGATGGACAAGCACACCTTCAAGATGGGAGAGAGAGGCGAACATGACAGGCATGTCGCACTGGAGACGTAAACCCGCTGCAgaagctgacacacactcacaaacacacgccTGTgagcacattcacacagagtgTACATTGAGAGATATAGAGACTCAATAAGCTGTCAAATAGAGATGGGTATTAAGGAAGAGGCAGGAAACTATCTCTCTGCTCTGAGGAAGCgctctgtgactgacaggcgctgagaggagaggacagaactGCGGGGGGTGGATGACACAGTCATTCGTATCTGTCAATCCGATTGAAAGGAGGAGCTCACAGTCCAAGGAGTTTGTTTTGATAGGGGTTGGAGGGCATTTAATAATTGGTGTCCTTGAGTTCCGAAGCAGGAAGCATAATTGAGCTTGTCTTTGGTGTCCATcatatatgtttatatgtgtgcctgtgtgtgcagggccCAGTTTGACCACTGCCTGGCAGATCTTTCACCTCCTGTTTTGGTGCTGGCAGGGCAAGGCTTCCTCCTCTCGTCATTGGACAGGTAGGATGATTAAGACGTCAGCACGCAACACTCCAAACTCTGTCACGTACAAGCAGCCACTTCAACCAAAATCTAATCCCCCGGAGTAAAAGACAGGGAACAAAACCCCTGACAAAATGCTGATCACAGAAAAAAgaatacaaaacaacacagaggcacCTAACTGTCAAGCTGTCATCAGGCTCCACATTCAGATCAAGAAGAGTTGATGTGTAGTttagaatttttaaaaacatgataGTGTGTAAATCAAAGCTTGTGTGTATCGGTTTCTGCAGTCTGATCCAGCAAATTAGTGCTTTAAATAGGGACTGTGGGGTGGAGCTGCTGAAGCCTGTTGAGTTCCTGGAGCTCTGCAGGACACCACCCTCTTGAGGTGTATTTTGATATACTTGGCTTCATACACTTGGATGAACAAAAGCTCGGTCATTTTATGAAATTCAGCAAATTCCCATTTATCTTAATTTAAAATTTTGCTGTGGAAATCTTGTTAAACCATCAAATCAATCTGTTGGTTAGGAGATATATTGTGTTTTGAAAGTGTCTCttcaggttcagatgatggttTGTTTTTGCCATGAGGgtaacatgttttctttttagtgCATAAGTACATTATACAGCTGTACTGTAATGAGTTTGTGATTCAGTGGTTGGCAGCAGCTCATTATGACTCAGTCTGCATTAGAAAATCAATCATGCACCTCTTTGCTGGCTGGCACATGCATTTTCTCTCAAGCTTGTGATCTCCATCCCtgcattaatattttttattattcaaaaCAAGTATATTTTTACAAACCAAGAAACACATTAGACTGAATTTACAGCATTAGTAATTATTGCTCTTCTGTCACAGGACCTGTCGCTCAGTGTCCTGGTTGTGGACTGCTATGCTGGTGGTgtactctcttttttttgcttggAGAGCCAACCTGGACATCAGCAGACCCCTGCTGCTTGGAGTGGTGAGCAGCAAGACTGTTAAAATTTCTGCACATTATATTGATTGTTTTCCTTTAACTGcagtttaaataataaaatacacagaatAACCACATAAATCAGCAGTGTGTATATATTGACTCTGATTCTGATCCATCAGTAAACTAATTTTAAGGAAAAACCCCATGCatcactgttgtgttgttgtacatGTTTATCTGTGTACACACGTATCTGCTCGCTTCACTGCAGGTTGAGCGATTCTGGCTCCAGAgtgatgctgcagtgtgtgtgctggcaggcCTCGGCTTGAGCCTGACTCACACTGTGCTGGAGAGGAGAATGGGCCATGGGGGGGTGTGGAAGACCACAGGCTGGGTCCTCACTGTGGCTCTGCTGGCGCATATGGTGCACACCAATCACAGGTGAGCACTGCACTCGGTTATAGTAACTTGcctttgttgttggatttcatgAAAACATATAATGCAGGTTATATATAGTAAAGTAGTGTTTGTAATATGCCTACAGATGAAACGGTAACTATGGGAATAAAAATGCTGAGTCTAAGTTTTATTTAATTAGTTATATGCTGTCCTTTTTGCCTCAGGATAAATATTTCATTTGCTCTGGAGTATGAATTTAAAACCCTTACAGTTCCATTTCCACCCTTGGTAGGGCTGAGATGTAAATTCAGCTTTGTGACATCCACATTTGCAGACAATTATAAAACTAATTCTACAACAGCAAAGATTTTGATCACAGTAGACATAATTATTGTAGCTGCATTGTATTGCACTTCTACAGGCTATTAGTAATCCCAGGCTCTATTAGTGTTTTGTGTCAGGCTGCtcttgtgtcctctgtgtgtgtgtttatctctgAATTCAGTACTGTATTCCTGTTGCACAAACAGCCCTGGACCCAAATATACATTAAGTACCTAAATACTTCTTTGTAAAGTTTTAGTGAAATAAACTTCCCTCTAGTTACCTCTAAAATCCCCATTTGTAAGTTTTCCTGAGTCAACCCGATTTGTTTCTCTTCTGCGCTTCATACTGCTGGTCTGAACTCCACATGTCAGGTTTTTCTCTGCTCACCCCATGGTAGGGGCTAAAGAGAGGCACGGTTAGCACATAGATTCTGCTCACAGAGCTCAGTCTGAGATGTTAGCTGTCCGAGAAGGGAGATTACACCAGCGTAGCGCTGGGGAGTGCCAGACAGCCATCACTGAGCGGCTTTGATCAAGGGGAGAGCATGGCCTGTGCTGTCAGACCCATCACACCTGTCTCCCTACGATTAGATAGGCAGCCAGAGCGCTCTGCAGAGGGGATGGGGCGGGGGCACTGACAACTTACCCTCAGAGCACCTTGAAAGCATACGTACAAATACTCACATCTACACAGCTGtatgcatcacacacacttctggCAGGGTTAAGGATCTACTCAACCACTTTTAAATGAAAGTTGCTAcagcttgtgttgttgttgtcatatTTTGCATTTGTGCTGATGATCTTAGGGAGTGTGATCAGAGCAGCAACAGTGTGGTGGACAGGTTCGGCAGGGGGCTTCTGGCCTCTGTCTCGACAGACTCCATCATCCTGACCAGAGGAGACCTGCCAGGCAACTCTCTGCGTTACTTACACTACTGCGAGCATGTGCGACCTGATGTGCGTCTGGTTGACCAGGAGGTCAGAGCCCCGATTCATACGCTGTTGTTTATGTTGACTTTAGAACTGCTCTTTTTGAAGTTCTGATATTTAAGGCACACCACAGGGATTAAAAACAGGATGGTGTTCTTATCAGTGGCTTTAAgcaatttaaataaaagaaatctCAACCCTTAAACTAAAGAAAATCCCCTTTGATACAGACATTGAAATAGTCAGTTAGTCACTTAATTTTTTAACTGTTAATCCACTGGATACAAAGATTTGAACAGAATTGGCGATAGTCCTTTTTTTCTCACTAGATGATGACATACTCTTGGTATGTGGCCAAGCTGGCACAACACCACCCTGGGGTCCACTTTCCCGGCCGCTGGTGGGATCCAGTCCACCCTGAGGAGAAAGACACCTTCAGTCTGGAGCAGTTTCTGTCCCACAacacacagtgagtctctgagtaGGGAGGGAATAAAGGGATGGTCTGAACAGCTAAATAGGAGGATGTTCAATGGTAAGAGAGTGAATTGGGAGGGCAACAATGGTCCAAATGAACAAGTGGGTGATCTAATGAGGCAGAGATGAGTGGGACGGTCGACACAGCGGTGAGTGCAGGGAGAAGATAAGCCCACAGTACTGTTGAGGCCATAAAAGGAGTTTGATGAACTACAGAAGTCGTCTAATCTACTTGATTTGGTTAACCAGTCTCTGGCGGACCCACTTGTGCTCCCTGGTCTCATGATTCACTCCTCCAGGAGCGATTGAGAGCCAGGAACTGGATGGTGCCTTGTTATTACCAAGCccaccagggggcagtgttTGCCAGGCCAacatgtctgtctctcagtggGGCAACATGACCTATGGCATTAACCCTTAGGGTCTGTCAGTGGCATGCGATGATAGTAACTAGAAGCTGTTTGGATGTAAGAAATTTTTTGGATGGTGTTCATGTGTGTCTCATCAACAGCACTTACCTGCAGATTAAACTTGAGCTGCGTCcatctgatttgtttttgttttctacaGGAGGGATGTGTTTGCCTGTATTGGACTTAATGAGGGAGATCCAAGCTGGGAACGAAGTTTCACCCGTTGGCCCCTGGGTGTGTGTGACTACTTGGTGCCCGTCGGGAGGCAGTTTCACCCTGAAGAGTGGGCTCACCGCACTCGCAACATCTATAACTGGAGTGAGCCACACAACAGGTGCACACAGATTGCAGTTAACTCTTAAATTTCAACAACATTTCACCCAAATTAAAGTTGATTAAAATGATATTAGAAACAGTTTTTAACTCCACAATCACTACTTTAAGGTGTTAAATTTAGCTTAAGTGTAATTTTTAGGATGCTGCTGTTGTCAAACATAACTGACAAatctattgaaaaaaaaatcccctgctgccttttctctctgtgGTCTTCAGTCATCCTTCCACAGACTCCACAGAACTTCCCTCAGTGATGTTGTCCTCTGTTCTCCCTGCTGTGATCCAGCTCTTTGTGAATTCAACCAGTGCAAGACATTAGGCCCTCAGCCACTTGAAATGAGTCTGAAGATGAAAAATAATGAGTTTCTTATTGCGTTTTGTCAATAACTGTGTCAAAACTGGAATTAGTTAAAGCTCCATATTCTGTTGCTGTTGCCAGCAGCCCTTCATTCACTCAGATATCCACGGCTGAATACTGTGACATTATTTCCCGCACTCTCACGACAAGCGTGTCCGCCAATGCCCACAAGCCAAATATTAGCTCGGAAACCCTGCTAAAATATTCTTTTGAAGAAGAGGTCAAGTGTTTACAGTCAACAAAGTGAAAAAAGGCAGATGTGGTTTCACTCCATGTCT from Parambassis ranga chromosome 22, fParRan2.1, whole genome shotgun sequence encodes:
- the tmem260 gene encoding transmembrane protein 260: MSAEHRTSWILTGTTVACVTALYVPCVQRTVPGGDSGELITTACELGVAHPPGYPLFTLLARLAMCLLPTLSPAHSVNLMSSLLGAASCGILCFTICRLAGPGPGAVLGGVLFAVSRLSWQWSMVAEVFTLNNVFVGLLLFLTASFNCAENATQRRKIAHWGALCCGLGLCNQHTLVLYVLVIIPWVLYRFYCEKELSLHVLVSLGLCFLAGFLPYIYLPISSYLNTARWSWGDQTTLSGLLTHLLRAEYGTFSLAKTESSVNLTTMLQAQFDHCLADLSPPVLVLAGQGFLLSSLDRTCRSVSWLWTAMLVVYSLFFAWRANLDISRPLLLGVVERFWLQSDAAVCVLAGLGLSLTHTVLERRMGHGGVWKTTGWVLTVALLAHMVHTNHRECDQSSNSVVDRFGRGLLASVSTDSIILTRGDLPGNSLRYLHYCEHVRPDVRLVDQEMMTYSWYVAKLAQHHPGVHFPGRWWDPVHPEEKDTFSLEQFLSHNTQRDVFACIGLNEGDPSWERSFTRWPLGVCDYLVPVGRQFHPEEWAHRTRNIYNWSEPHNSFHPASWEHVANEEMWQARMKTAFFLFDLAEGMQGEGKARLFELSYTLYKEIVGAYSHYPPNWDKNLALACERLLRSGHRGHSPDSLLTCSVQHFSLYLEKEPTDPQAPAIRSAITHLLKERDRLRQSRKQAP